DNA from Desulfuromonas sp. AOP6:
GCGCTCATTGGGCGCCATGTTGTTAACCTTGCTGGGAACAGCTCCAGCAATCAGTGCTGAAGAACAGGATTTTGGCGGTCCGGAAATAGCCTATGAAAAGCCTGTCAAGGGTGTCGTCTTCAGCCACAAGACGCATGTGGGTGACTATGGTTTCTCTTGCGACAGCTGCCACGACGGAATCTTCGACATGATGGAAGGCGCCGCCTTTGAAAATGGCGATTTCACCATGGCCAGCATGTACCAGGGTAAATATTGTGGTGCCTGTCATGATGGATCCATGGCTTTTGCGTCCAACACCCAGTGTGCCTCCTGCCATGTGCAGGATGGTGGCGATATCATCTATACCGAGCCGGTTGTGGGAGTCCTTTTCAGTCATGCAGTCCACAGCGACATGGGCCTGGATTGTGCCAGTTGTCATGAAGGGCTGTTTGAGATGCGAGCTCTCGCGGCACAGGAAAAGGACAATTTCGTAATGGAGGCACTTTACCAGGGTGAGTACTGCGGTGCCTGCCATGACGGATCCATGGCTTTTGCTTCCGATACCCAATGTGCGACCTGCCATATCGGTGTTAAAGGTTACCGCCGGGCCGTAGGTTCTGCAGCCAAAGAGAAGCCTGCGCACTAAATCAAAGAAAGTGGTTTGGGGAGGGGTGACCTATTCGCCCCTCCTTATTTTGCCGCCATGCCAGACACAAAAAGACTGACTTTAAAGCTTATTCGTTTTGTCGCCATTATGGTCGTCGGTTCAGTCTTGACGGCAGTTTTGCTCATTCTTGCTGTCCCAGCCCTGGGGAAGTGGCCGACCGTGATTACTGCAGTTGCCATTGCCCTGTTCATTGCCATGTATGACATGGGACTTTTCAAGGGTGATTTTGAAATTTGACCTGCCGTTAACATCTCTTGCATAGAGCAAGGCCTCTGCAACGAATCTTGATGGTTCTATTCCACCCCCTAGCTTGCTTCTTTTGTGTTGATTATGCCCAAAGTCGACCACTGCAAACAGTTGACCGTCATACTGAACAGCGTTGCCGACGGTGTTTTCACCGTCGACGATCGTATGCGGATAACCTTGTTCAATAAGGCAGCTGAAGAAATTACGGGCTTCACCGAAGAAGAGGCGATTGGCCGGCATTGTCATGATATTTTCCGCACGGATGTGTGTTTTACTTCCTGTCCTGTCAAGGAAGCGTTGGAGTCCGGGCAGCCTGTTATAAATCGTGAAGTAGACATCATCACAAAAGAAGGAAAGAAAGTTCCCATCTCCATCAGTGCCTCAATGCTGAAGGATGAAAACGGTAAGCCTCTTGGTGGTGTGGAGACTTTTAGGGATCAATCCCTTATTTACGCTCTCAAAAAAGAGATAGAGGAAAAATACACCTTTCATGATCTAGTCAGTCGCAATCCTGCTATGCGACGACTTTTTGATGTCCTCCCTGACATTGCCTCCAGTGAGGCGACCGTTTTGCTCAAAGGGGAGAGCGGGACAGGCAAGGAGCTTTTTGCTCAGGCGATTCATGATTTAAGTCCTAGACGAAAAGGACCTTTAGTCATTGTAAACTGTGGAGCCCTGCCCGAACCCCTGCTTGAGGCGGAAATATTTGGAGCTCGTCGAGGGGCCTATACCGGCTCTATTGAAAATCGACCGGGTCGCCTGGAGATGGCCGAGGGGGGCACACTTTTTCTTGATGAGATTGGGGACTTACCCCTTCCTTTGCAGGTTAAGCTGCTGCGAGTCCTGGAGAACCATGAATATCAGCCCCTGGGAGCAAGAAGCCCCCAAAAGGCTGATGTCCGTTTTCTCACGGCGACAAATTGTGACCTGGAAGATATGGTCGAAAAAGGAACCTTCCGTAGGGACTTGTTTTTTCGCATCAACGTAGTCGCT
Protein-coding regions in this window:
- a CDS encoding sigma 54-interacting transcriptional regulator — encoded protein: MPKVDHCKQLTVILNSVADGVFTVDDRMRITLFNKAAEEITGFTEEEAIGRHCHDIFRTDVCFTSCPVKEALESGQPVINREVDIITKEGKKVPISISASMLKDENGKPLGGVETFRDQSLIYALKKEIEEKYTFHDLVSRNPAMRRLFDVLPDIASSEATVLLKGESGTGKELFAQAIHDLSPRRKGPLVIVNCGALPEPLLEAEIFGARRGAYTGSIENRPGRLEMAEGGTLFLDEIGDLPLPLQVKLLRVLENHEYQPLGARSPQKADVRFLTATNCDLEDMVEKGTFRRDLFFRINVVALQIPPLRERPEDIPLLIDVFLDRFNRTYGKKIRGFSGEALQFLLGHQYPGNVRELLNLVEQTVILCRSGEIGVEHLPAGFLEANDRDEDVSFGRRSRINKAILQDLLARYEGNRTKVARELGVDRTTLWRWMKKFDLKN
- a CDS encoding c(7)-type cytochrome triheme domain-containing protein gives rise to the protein MKKFMLRSLGAMLLTLLGTAPAISAEEQDFGGPEIAYEKPVKGVVFSHKTHVGDYGFSCDSCHDGIFDMMEGAAFENGDFTMASMYQGKYCGACHDGSMAFASNTQCASCHVQDGGDIIYTEPVVGVLFSHAVHSDMGLDCASCHEGLFEMRALAAQEKDNFVMEALYQGEYCGACHDGSMAFASDTQCATCHIGVKGYRRAVGSAAKEKPAH